A single Nomascus leucogenys isolate Asia chromosome 14, Asia_NLE_v1, whole genome shotgun sequence DNA region contains:
- the EIF4A3 gene encoding eukaryotic initiation factor 4A-III — protein sequence MATTATMATSGSARKRLLKEEDMTKVEFETSEEVDVTPTFDTMGLREDLLRGIYAYGFEKPSAIQQRAIKQIIKGRDVIAQSQSGTGKTATFSISVLQCLDIQVRETQALILAPTRELAVQIQKGLLALGDYMNVQCHACIGGTNVGEDIRKLDYGQHVVAGTPGRVFDMIRRRSLRTRAIKMLVLDEADEMLNKGFKEQIYDVYRYLPPATQVVLISATLPHEILEMTNKFMTDPIRILVKRDELTLEGIKQFFVAVEREEWKFDTLCDLYDTLTITQAVIFCNTKRKVDWLTEKMREANFTVSSMHGDMPQKERESIMKEFRSGASRVLISTDVWARGLDVPQVSLIINYDLPNNRELYIHRIGRSGRYGRKGVAINFVKNDDIRILRDIEQYYSTQIDEMPMNVADLI from the exons ATGGCGACCACGGCCACAATGGCGACCTCGGGCTCGGCGCGAAAGCGGCTGCTCAAAGAAGAAGACATGACTAAAGTGGAATTCGAGACCAGCGAGGAGGTGGATGTGACCCCCACGTTCGACACCATGGGCCTGCGGGAGGACCTACTGCGGGGCATCTACGCTTACG gtTTTGAAAAACCATCAGCAATCCAGCAACGAGCAATCAAGCAGATCATCAAAGGGAGAGATGTCATCGCACA GTCTCAGTCCGGCACAGGCAAAACAGCCACCTTCAGTATCTCAGTCCTCCAGTGTTTGGATATTCAG GTTCGTGAAACTCAAGCTTTGATCTTGGCTCCCACAAGAGAGTTAGCTGTGCAGATCCAGAAG GGGCTGCTTGCTCTCGGTGACTACATGAACGTCCAGTGCCATGCCTGCATTGGAGGCACCAATGTTGGCGAGGACATCAGGAAGCTGGATTATGGACAGCATGTTGTCGCAGGCACTCCAGGGCGTGTTTTTG ATATGATTCGTCGCAGAAGCTTAAGGACACGTGCTATCAAAATGTTGGTTTTGGATGAAGCTGATGAAATGTTGAATAAAG GTTTCAAAGAGCAGATTTATGATGTATACAGGTACCTGCCTCCAGCCACACAGGTGGTTCTCATCAGTGCCACGCTGCCACACGAGATTCTGGAGATGACCAACAAGTTCATGACCGACCCAATTCGCATCTTGGTGAAACG TGATGAATTGACTCTGGAAGGCATCAAGCAATTTTTTGTGGCagtggagagggaagagtggaaaTTTGACACTCTGTGTGACCTCTACGACACACTGACCATCACTCAGGCGGTCATCTTCTGCAACACCAAAAGAAAG GTGGACTGGCTGACGGAGAAAATGAGGGAAGCCAACTTCACCGTGTCCTCAATGCACGGAGACATGCCCCAGAAAGAACGGGAGTCCATCATGAAGGAGTTCCGGTCGGGCGCCAG CCGAGTGCTTATTTCTACAGACGTCTGGGCCAGGGGGTTGGATGTCCCTCAGGTGTCCCTCATCATTAACTACGATCTCCCCAATAACAGAGAATTGTACATACACAG AATTGGGAGATCAGGTCGATACGGCCGGAAGGGTGTGGCCATTAACTTTGTAAAGAATGACGACATCCGCATCCTCAGAGATATCGAGCAGTACTATTCCACTCAGATTGATGAGATGCCTATGAACG TTGCTGATCTGATCTGA